One genomic window of Bactrocera dorsalis isolate Fly_Bdor chromosome 4, ASM2337382v1, whole genome shotgun sequence includes the following:
- the LOC105226965 gene encoding uncharacterized protein LOC105226965, producing the protein MSPFIAKNSALHRCGINGRIPRINLSFSDSNCKSVNKFSFLSKMPRFYALAGFTLCALLAVSVVSGGIVRDGSIEIAPEKVRQITVVKDINEFKKTHPGLSLVALKKVTGQARSGSTVEYKLGGRVDGDTLVAQIADAFNYEDAKDVTVQLTYPQAGTGSIVTYVLIHCEADSTEGNAYVVAGGIGQRFISIVLESASTKTFFYNAQIYGSS; encoded by the exons ATGAGCccttttattgcaaaaaactCG GCTCTTCATCGATGTGGTATAAATGGGCGAATTCCCCGCATTAACTTATCATTCAGTGATAGTAACTGTAAAAGTGTaaacaagttttcttttttatcgaaaatgccACGTTTCTACGCTTTGGCTGGTTTTACGCTCTGCGCCCTTTTGGCTGTTAGTGTCGTGAGTGGCGGTATTGTCAGGGATGGCAGCATCGAAATAGCGCCGGAGAAAGTGCGTCAAATAACGGTGGTCAAGGATATTAATGAGTTTAAGAAAACCCATCCAGGCCTATCCTTGGTAGCATTGAAAAAGGTGACTGGCCAGGCGAGAAGCGGCTCCACTGTCGAGTATAAACTAGGCGGTCGTGTAGATG GCGATACTTTAGTCGCTCAGATCGCCGATGCTTTTAACTATGAAGATGCGAAGGATGTGACGGTTCAGTTGACCTACCCACAAGCTGGCACCGGCAGCATAGTCACCTATGTGTTGATCCATTGCGAAGCGGACTCAACTGAGGGCAATGCTTACGTAGTTGCCGGCGGTATTGGCCAGCGATTTATCTCTATTGTATTGGAGTCCGCCTCAACGAAAACGTTCTTCTACAATGCGCAAATCTATGGCTCAAGTTAG
- the LOC105226966 gene encoding uncharacterized protein LOC105226966 has translation MIDLSRKCFIVLICITSALAVDLQYSEIVTVNNETRYIVLNPDAALTLFNKNHYVGGQYVFTSGKRITGDRLILNFQDSTQFTKGEDVEALLRYPAKGTDTNIITQVDIYAAVSSEDADSFFVDGGINKSFCEILIAGNKTSYVEFEMFIYGY, from the exons ATGATTGATCTATCGAGGAAGTGCTTTATTGTCTTAATCTGCATTACTAGTGCATTAGCGGTCGATTTGCAGTACTCGGAAATAGTAACGGTTAACAATGAAACGCGTTATATTGTGCTAAATCCAGATGCCGCTTTGactttgttcaataaaaatcATTACGTCGGCGGACAATATGTTTTCACATCCGGCAAGAGAATTACAG GCGATCGCTTGATACTCAACTTCCAGGACTCAACGCAATTCACTAAAGGTGAAGATGTTGAAGCTCTACTACGTTATCCAGCCAAGGGCACCGATACAAACATCATAACTCAGGTAGACATCTATGCAGCAGTATCCTCAGAAGATGCGGACTCTTTCTTCGTCGATGGCGGTATAAACAAATCCTTTTGTGAGATACTTATCGCCGGCAATAAGACAAGTTATGTCGAGTTTGAGATGTTCATTTATGGTTATTAG
- the LOC105226967 gene encoding serine protease Hayan, with protein MFTTHKLCLVLRLCFCAHIVLTTLSLTSAAEIEGNPCEIKQGVFGRCALPRDCPDIAKQMQNLGLTKADVKRCGFTIYEEIICCPLANEKNLLGIFDTKEDFLESEKNSNDDKKTRGNFEGAQERKAKKACRLLDEYAEPYTVPHILGGSPVAPGEYPHMAAIGYAPINPQSSPYEFRCGGALIDKRFVLTAAHCVNRPDSKPIIVRLGVTDFNNPEQMKNAVDVPIEALYPHMNYRNLEKYDDIAIIELKNDVEYSSLVFPVCLHTELADPPPEATLNVTGWGVTELKTRRQSNVLLQASVKAVSAENCRKAYVRGGVLPSRGILPTQICASDPNSISDACWGDSGGPLNLIVDEAYRKMRVIGVVSAGDGCASVTPSLYTRVASYLDFIEDIVWKNL; from the exons atgtttacaacgCATAAGCTTTGTTTGGTGTTAAGATTGTGTTTTTGCGCGCATATTGTTCTAACAACATTGTCGCTGACATCCGCTGCTGAAATTG AGGGCAATCCATGTGAAATCAAACAAGGAGTGTTTGGCAGATGCGCATTACCACGCGATTGTCCTGACATtgcaaaacaaatgcaaaatctTGGACTTACGAAAGCCGATGTGAAACGATGTGGTTTTACGATTTATGAAGAAATCATCTGCTGTCCCCtggcaaatgaaaaaaatttgctaGGAATTTTCGACACCAAAGAAGATTTtttagaaagtgaaaaaaattcaaatgacgACAAAAAGACACGTGGTAACTTCGAAGGTGCGCAAGAGCGAAAGGCGAAAAAAGCTTGCCGCTTATTAGATGAATACGCCGAGCCGTACACTGTGCCACATATATTAGGCGGCTCGCCGGTGGCGCCGGGCGAATATCCACATATGGCTGCTATCGGCTATGCGCCGATCAATCCACAAAGCTCACCTTATGAGTTTCGTTGTGGCGGCGCTCTGATCGATAAACGTTTTGTGCTCACAGCGGCGCATTGTGTTAATCGACCGGATAGCAAACCGATTATTGTGCGCTTGGGTGTAACGGATTTCAATAATCCCGAACAAATGAAAAATGCTGTCGATGTGCCCATCGAG GCTCTTTACCCACACATGAATTACCGGAATTTGGAAAAGTATGATGATATTGCCATAATAGAGCTGAAAAATGATGTTGAATACTCTTCTCTAGTATTTCCAGTTTGCCTGCACACAGAACTGGCTGATCCGCCACCCGAAGCGACGCTCAACGTAACCGGTTGGGGTGTAACGGAGttgaaaa CACGTCGACAATCCAATGTACTTCTACAGGCAAGCGTCAAAGCTGTTTCTGcagaaaattgcagaaaggcTTATGTGCGCGGCGGCGTCTTACCAAGTCGCGGTATTTTACCCACACAAATCTGCGCCAGCGATCCGAATTCCATCAGCGACGCCTGTTGGGGTGACTCGGGTGGCCCGCTTAACCTCATCGTTGACGAAGCGTATCGAAAGATGCGTGTAATTGGTGTGGTGTCGGCCGGTGATGGCTGCGCTAGCGTCACTCCCAGCCTTTATACTAGGGTTGCATCTTATCTGGACTTTATTGAGGATATCGTTTGGAAGAATTTGTGA